A part of Kitasatospora kifunensis genomic DNA contains:
- a CDS encoding N-acyl homoserine lactonase family protein, protein MGNDTAVRRLDLGYFVRPASETGGPQPRVEPVLAYLVRRDDRLILFDTGVGAVDPETEAHYRPRRKALEGALADAGVTLTDVSLVVNCHLHFDHCGGNPLLGGKPILVQAVELATARRGGYTIDELIDFPGATYEEIDGEVEVWPGVRIIPTPGHTDGHQSLVVRQSDGTVVLAGQAYDFASQFASDHLARHAARQGMEQPLPTYQPWLERLSDFDPQRVLFAHDCSVWEPPHRNG, encoded by the coding sequence ATGGGCAATGACACGGCGGTGCGTCGACTCGACCTGGGCTACTTCGTCCGACCTGCCTCGGAGACCGGCGGCCCTCAGCCGCGAGTTGAACCCGTGCTCGCCTACCTGGTGCGGCGCGACGACCGACTGATCCTCTTCGACACCGGTGTCGGCGCCGTGGATCCCGAGACCGAAGCCCACTACCGACCCCGGCGCAAGGCGCTGGAGGGCGCCCTCGCGGATGCAGGAGTCACCCTCACGGACGTCTCCCTGGTCGTGAACTGCCACCTCCACTTCGACCACTGCGGAGGGAACCCACTGCTGGGCGGCAAGCCGATCCTGGTTCAGGCCGTGGAGTTGGCCACTGCCCGCCGAGGCGGCTACACCATCGACGAACTCATCGACTTTCCCGGCGCGACCTACGAGGAGATCGACGGCGAGGTGGAGGTCTGGCCGGGGGTCCGGATCATCCCCACCCCCGGGCACACCGACGGGCACCAGTCCCTCGTGGTCCGACAGAGCGACGGCACCGTGGTCCTCGCCGGCCAGGCATACGACTTCGCGTCCCAGTTCGCATCGGACCACCTGGCTCGCCACGCCGCCCGCCAAGGCATGGAACAGCCGCTTCCCACCTACCAACCCTGGCTGGAGCGTCTCAGCGACTTCGACCCACAACGAGTCCTCTTCGCCCACGACTGCTCAGTCTGGGAACCACCCCACCGGAACGGCTGA